In the Paenibacillus sp. FSL R7-0337 genome, GAAGGCTGCGATGGAAGCGAAACAGAAGGGCAAGTAGCCGCAAGAAGCCAAAGTAAGGCTGTCTAAGGGACGGCAGATATGCTTTACTGTAAATGATTGATACGGGATCCGGTGTTAGGGTTCCGCTAAATAGAGTGGGGCAGGTGGAGAAGTGGCAGCGGCTGAAGGGATAGAGGGTGTGGTGAAAGCGGCAGAGGCTCAGGGTACGAAGGAGAGCAGCCGGTTGTATTTTCTGGTGATAGTCTTTATGTTCTGGTTCTCTTCGTATATCTATGTCCCGGTGCTCTCGCCGTATGTGGAGCATCTGGGAGCTTCTTATGTCATGGTAGGAGCGGTGCTGGGGATATACGGCCTGATGCAGATTCTGTTCCGGCTGCCGATAGGGATGGGGTCAGATGTGCTTAACCGGCGGCGGCCGTTCATTTATCTGGGGCTGATTGCAAGCGGAGCGAGCTGTCTGCTGTTCCTGGCAGGGGCCCATCCGGGCTGGGCGCTGGCCGCGCGGGCGGTCTCGGGGATAGCGGCATCGGCGTGGGTCGTGTACTCGGTGATGTTCGCGGGGTATTTTCCGAAAGAAGAGGCGGGCAGGGCTATGGGTATGCTCCAGTTCACCACGGTGATTGCCCAGTTGACCAGTATGATGATCAGCGGGTATATCGTAGAACACTTCGGCTGGAATACTCCGTTCATCATCGGAGGGATTGTGGCGGTGGCTGCGATGCTGCTGGTCGTCCGTCTTCCAGAGCAACAGCTGGAGAAGCGCACGGCGATTCAGATAAAGGACCTGGCCGGTGTAGTGAAGGAGCCGCTG is a window encoding:
- a CDS encoding MFS transporter gives rise to the protein MAAAEGIEGVVKAAEAQGTKESSRLYFLVIVFMFWFSSYIYVPVLSPYVEHLGASYVMVGAVLGIYGLMQILFRLPIGMGSDVLNRRRPFIYLGLIASGASCLLFLAGAHPGWALAARAVSGIAASAWVVYSVMFAGYFPKEEAGRAMGMLQFTTVIAQLTSMMISGYIVEHFGWNTPFIIGGIVAVAAMLLVVRLPEQQLEKRTAIQIKDLAGVVKEPLLVKVSLLSVLAHCVLFITMFGYTPNQALYIGASKGSLGWLTLAFMLPHAIATLYGARLFGRWLGDRGTLMLGFAGSAVFTLLIPSMPTLAALCVTQIGNGFMQGLIFPLLLGKSVSGVAPFKRATAMGFYQAVYAIGMSGGPFVAGWMSAAYGLRGGFWLGAMAAVLAAVLSWFWIREAGAAGGRSKKERQLQGR